A section of the Phaseolus vulgaris cultivar G19833 chromosome 8, P. vulgaris v2.0, whole genome shotgun sequence genome encodes:
- the LOC137826871 gene encoding cysteine-rich repeat secretory protein 55-like has translation MYSSYKAMFLLFLCTWGAKAVDPLGEFCNRNTNISNGGKLSANIDKVLGEVALKTPSTGFVATTYGKGRDQVYALGQCRGDVSTEDCSSCIQDATKQILQRCPNQADARIWYDYCFLRFNNKSFFGEVDTSFGIFYFNVENVTDPEAFNEELGALMNHIRAQAVVPKEEGLGKGKSVLSPFVTLYALVQCTRDLSQISCAQCLAIAVNSFSNFCSNRKGCRVLYSSCYVRYELYPFFFPLDSNKTGPSNAVRLSVYT, from the coding sequence atgtattccTCATACAAAGCCATGTTCTTATTGTTCCTATGCACTTGGGGTGCAAAAGCTGTTGACCCTTTAGGTGAATTCTGCAATAGAAACACCAACATCAGCAATGGAGGAAAACTATCTGCCAATATTGATAAAGTATTGGGTGAAGTAGCCCTCAAAACTCCCTCCACTGGTTTCGTTGCCACCACTTATGGAAAAGGCCGAGACCAAGTGTATGCATTGGGTCAGTGTAGGGGAGATGTCAGCACTGAAGATTGCTCCAGTTGTATTCAAGATGCCACAAAGCAAATCCTTCAACGCTGTCCAAACCAAGCTGATGCAAGGATTTGGTATGACTATTGCTTTCTAAGGTTCAACAACAAGAGTTTCTTTGGTGAGGTTGACACATCTTTTGGTATATTCTATTTCAATGTTGAAAATGTAACTGACCCTGAAGCTTTTAACGAGGAGCTTGGGGCTCTCATGAATCACATTAGGGCACAAGCTGTGGTGCCTAAAGAGGAAGGGCTTGGGAAGGGAAAATCTGTGTTGTCCCCATTTGTGACACTCTATGCATTGGTGCAATGCACAAGGGACTTGTCCCAAATATCCTGTGCTCAGTGTTTGGCTATTGCAGTGAACAGCTTCTCCAACTTTTGCAGCAACCGTAAAGGGTGTAGAGTGCTATACAGTTCTTGCTATGTTCGATATGAACTCTACCCTTTTTTCTTCCCACTTGATTCTAACAAAACAGGACCTTCCAATGCAGTAAGACTCAGCGTTTATACTTAA